The following proteins come from a genomic window of Nitrososphaerota archaeon:
- a CDS encoding glycosyltransferase family 39 protein, with protein sequence MSLIVGLLCTFFVIQDDIGLIERIGFGLIFAIILQTFNIVILWSMFDYLYLSFLWSLITLAFVESIFLVILLRNYKFKFIIDRKSSFILPIIFLLALYSRLWFQCFNFNQFTPDGAYYSDIARNLVEKGIFCSNRLDVDPARTYHDQNGFFANTFVPFAFAFFLGIMGSNFSSIKIALVIIGSSIIIPIYFIGKELFNEKVGLIAAFIASIYPTLLFYSSIPFGQEAVSNFFFFSFYALFVKAFKSSGISSRQIAFTSLILFLSRGAWKYSADFFLFTLPFLLFIITRKLKIFIYGLLLSFTLLSCLYSSILPTVWIPLITSVLVMTIMGFRSNDVDIKKLSWFFIFLVLFVNLGVLRAYRHSEILSYAPSPTSRISSAIDVASSINVLERLHAWFDGVNNLNHYLFILSLVGLMFKGKIRNIIFITVYPLAYSIMFILFYPFAEFEERFLIHVFLLLIIPCSYTLEKFYYNVKELIEHSTVVVRVRLPDNHIVILNLRKSLALFVSLLFLLTFFYPYIPYGYSIYLKKMQSIDPVNHLYMAQTINWMKNNASNDDIFLNPNPTYYAWLADKKVGIIRNTNISEIYEIISRLDVDYIIIDPAASYYLPQLMIYIKSNWMQPLPGFNAVFYQQYSSPIPEVIVYDVRDLQKLKLVFKHLLVNPCENMQGFAVSTNYNAENLSLQLNDQCVEEEASIMAKAQTVPKDSDLVVIYEIGKEIDVNKISEINLWMKTSGLLNSSNVWLVEVRIIGSDEKFIGWRFNQWNDKTWQLIRLKIVDFSIMHPSGPPRSFNRIVIRVSNRDWEVKPLTLWIDSIEIVGIFTQ encoded by the coding sequence ATGTCTCTGATAGTTGGATTACTTTGTACCTTTTTTGTTATACAGGATGATATAGGTCTTATCGAGCGAATTGGGTTCGGTCTAATTTTTGCCATAATATTGCAAACTTTTAATATTGTCATATTATGGTCTATGTTTGATTACTTATATCTCAGTTTCTTATGGAGTTTAATTACTTTAGCATTTGTTGAATCTATTTTTTTAGTTATTCTCCTTCGGAATTATAAATTCAAATTTATAATCGATCGTAAATCAAGTTTTATTTTACCTATTATTTTTTTATTGGCGTTATATTCACGTTTATGGTTTCAATGTTTTAATTTTAATCAATTCACACCTGACGGGGCATATTACTCTGACATTGCAAGAAATCTAGTTGAAAAAGGAATTTTCTGTTCAAATCGTCTAGATGTAGATCCTGCTAGAACTTATCATGATCAAAATGGTTTTTTTGCTAATACCTTTGTGCCTTTTGCTTTTGCTTTTTTCTTAGGAATAATGGGGTCTAACTTCAGTAGCATTAAAATTGCTTTAGTTATAATTGGTTCTTCAATTATCATACCCATTTACTTCATAGGTAAAGAACTTTTTAATGAAAAAGTAGGTTTAATAGCAGCTTTTATAGCATCTATATATCCTACGCTTTTGTTTTACTCAAGCATACCTTTTGGTCAGGAGGCAGTAAGTAATTTCTTCTTTTTCTCCTTTTATGCCCTTTTCGTTAAAGCTTTTAAATCAAGTGGAATTTCTTCTCGTCAAATAGCATTTACATCTTTAATCTTATTTTTAAGCAGAGGGGCATGGAAGTATAGTGCAGATTTCTTCTTATTCACTCTTCCATTTTTGTTATTTATAATCACTAGGAAGCTTAAGATTTTTATATATGGTTTGTTACTTTCTTTTACTCTATTGAGTTGTTTATACTCTTCGATATTACCCACCGTATGGATCCCATTAATAACTTCAGTATTAGTTATGACGATTATGGGGTTCAGAAGTAATGATGTAGATATAAAAAAACTGTCGTGGTTTTTTATATTCTTAGTACTCTTTGTAAATTTGGGAGTATTAAGAGCCTATAGGCATAGTGAAATATTATCATACGCCCCATCCCCAACTTCAAGGATATCTTCAGCCATCGATGTTGCATCTTCTATAAACGTATTAGAAAGGTTGCATGCTTGGTTTGATGGTGTTAACAATCTAAATCATTATCTTTTTATTCTAAGTCTAGTTGGTTTAATGTTTAAAGGAAAAATTAGAAATATCATTTTCATAACTGTATATCCGCTCGCTTATTCTATTATGTTTATTTTATTCTATCCTTTTGCAGAATTTGAAGAAAGATTTTTAATACATGTATTTCTTTTATTAATCATACCTTGCTCTTACACTTTAGAAAAGTTCTACTATAACGTAAAAGAATTGATTGAACACTCGACAGTTGTAGTTCGAGTACGTCTTCCGGATAATCATATTGTGATATTAAACTTAAGGAAATCATTAGCGTTATTTGTATCGCTGTTATTTTTGCTTACATTTTTTTATCCTTACATTCCATATGGATACTCAATATACTTAAAAAAGATGCAATCTATTGACCCAGTAAATCATCTTTATATGGCGCAAACTATTAACTGGATGAAAAATAACGCATCAAATGATGATATTTTCCTTAATCCGAATCCAACCTATTATGCGTGGCTTGCTGATAAAAAAGTTGGAATTATAAGAAACACCAACATCTCGGAAATCTATGAAATTATATCTCGACTAGATGTAGACTACATCATAATAGATCCTGCTGCATCTTATTATTTACCTCAACTTATGATTTATATAAAAAGTAACTGGATGCAACCACTCCCTGGATTTAACGCGGTTTTCTACCAACAATACTCATCACCGATACCAGAAGTCATCGTTTATGATGTAAGAGACTTGCAAAAATTAAAATTAGTTTTTAAGCATCTCTTAGTAAACCCATGCGAAAATATGCAAGGTTTTGCGGTAAGCACGAATTATAATGCTGAAAATCTTTCGCTTCAACTAAATGATCAATGTGTTGAGGAAGAAGCTAGTATAATGGCTAAGGCTCAAACTGTGCCTAAAGACAGTGATTTAGTAGTCATTTATGAAATTGGAAAGGAAATAGATGTAAACAAAATTTCAGAAATAAACTTGTGGATGAAAACGTCTGGTTTGTTAAACTCGTCAAACGTCTGGTTAGTGGAAGTAAGAATTATTGGCAGTGATGAAAAATTCATTGGTTGGCGATTTAACCAGTGGAATGATAAAACTTGGCAACTCATAAGGCTGAAAATTGTGGATTTTTCGATAATGCATCCCTCAGGGCCTCCTCGATCTTTTAACAGAATTGTAATTAGAGTAAGCAATAGAGACTGGGAAGTTAAACCACTTACTTTGTGGATAGATTCCATCGAAATTGTAGGTATTTTTACTCAATAG
- a CDS encoding DUF433 domain-containing protein has product MTERIEVNPKILCGKPVIKGTRIPVYLILELLSAGYDFKKIIEAYPTLKEEDIKAAIEYAIKIVKNEEAFEYVVT; this is encoded by the coding sequence TTGACTGAACGTATTGAAGTAAACCCTAAAATTTTATGCGGAAAACCTGTGATTAAAGGGACAAGGATTCCAGTATACTTGATTCTAGAGCTTCTATCTGCAGGATATGATTTTAAGAAGATAATTGAAGCTTATCCTACTTTAAAAGAAGAAGACATAAAAGCTGCTATTGAATATGCTATAAAAATAGTAAAAAATGAAGAAGCTTTTGAATATGTGGTGACATAA
- a CDS encoding class I SAM-dependent methyltransferase: MNSYLIAFKKTLKRLLLEGRLYKIEPLIFSKSFDVWQRYSEAIKIIRSMSDSFLSILEVGAGGSGITGWLDNSKSLFVTLVDLNFNRLKRDERLKNCEYVIADGCQLPFVDYSFHMVISLATLEHIHRKNRIKFADNLKRVAKKKVIIYAPIAPVAKIGDERFFKTHKRLFRTENRQTMEHMMFGQPTLRELKEMFPGCSFKLFQNLIVWYITMILARLRIIGWLTGLLYVTILHKVDKKPPFYGCILSWDKLKEGNTFESNK; encoded by the coding sequence TTGAATAGTTATTTAATTGCTTTTAAGAAAACTTTGAAGAGACTTCTTTTGGAGGGACGATTATATAAAATTGAGCCGCTTATTTTTTCAAAAAGTTTTGATGTATGGCAAAGGTATTCTGAAGCAATAAAAATCATACGATCTATGAGCGATTCATTTTTAAGTATATTGGAGGTAGGTGCAGGGGGTTCGGGTATAACAGGCTGGTTAGATAATAGTAAAAGTCTATTCGTAACATTAGTAGATTTAAATTTTAACAGATTAAAAAGAGACGAAAGATTAAAAAACTGTGAGTATGTTATTGCCGACGGTTGTCAATTACCTTTTGTCGATTATTCTTTTCACATGGTTATTTCTTTAGCTACACTAGAGCATATCCATAGGAAAAATCGCATTAAATTTGCAGATAATTTAAAGAGAGTTGCAAAAAAGAAAGTGATTATTTACGCACCAATAGCACCTGTAGCCAAAATTGGTGATGAAAGATTCTTTAAGACGCATAAAAGACTTTTTCGAACGGAAAATAGACAAACCATGGAGCATATGATGTTTGGACAACCCACTTTAAGGGAACTAAAGGAAATGTTTCCGGGGTGTAGTTTCAAGCTTTTTCAAAATCTTATTGTTTGGTATATAACAATGATTTTAGCTCGACTTAGAATTATTGGTTGGTTAACAGGCTTACTTTATGTTACAATATTACATAAAGTTGATAAAAAGCCTCCATTTTACGGTTGTATACTGTCTTGGGATAAGTTAAAAGAAGGAAATACTTTTGAATCTAATAAATAA
- a CDS encoding glycosyltransferase has protein sequence MVKEVRVIDLNESSPLVSVIIPTYNRAWLLSKAVESVLNQSYQNFEVIIIDDCSEDDTKNLVKKFKDRRIRYIRHRKRKGAAAARNTGIKAAKGNYIAFQDSDDYWHPKKLEKQMRTFLNAPHDLGVVYTSFWRIDGNKKVYYPRPHIKPKEGYLHEVLLKTNFIGLSTAVVKRKCFEKAGVFDEDLPRQQDWDLWLRISKYYCFKHIDEPLVTSYLHHDSISRNINAYTIAMKHILKKYFEEISKKPTLLGKYYFEIGASLCLSGKIEEGKLYFFKAIRTNPLNLKLWFSIFFSFLGKEAYNKVAKIYLRIKNI, from the coding sequence ATGGTAAAAGAAGTGAGAGTAATAGATTTAAATGAATCTAGTCCCCTTGTAAGCGTAATCATACCAACATACAATCGAGCTTGGCTACTTAGTAAGGCTGTTGAAAGTGTTTTGAATCAATCATATCAAAATTTTGAGGTAATAATTATTGATGATTGCTCAGAAGATGATACGAAAAACTTGGTGAAAAAATTTAAAGATAGAAGAATTCGATATATTAGGCATAGAAAGCGAAAAGGAGCCGCAGCAGCCCGGAATACGGGAATAAAAGCTGCAAAAGGAAATTATATAGCATTTCAAGATAGTGATGATTATTGGCATCCGAAAAAGCTTGAAAAGCAAATGAGGACATTTCTAAACGCCCCTCACGACTTAGGAGTTGTATACACAAGTTTTTGGCGTATAGATGGTAACAAAAAAGTGTATTACCCACGACCTCATATTAAGCCAAAGGAGGGGTATTTGCATGAAGTGCTTCTTAAAACAAATTTCATAGGATTATCCACGGCTGTGGTAAAGAGGAAATGCTTTGAAAAAGCTGGAGTATTCGACGAAGACTTACCACGACAACAAGATTGGGATTTATGGCTGAGGATTTCAAAATATTATTGTTTTAAGCATATAGATGAGCCGTTAGTAACTTCTTATTTGCATCATGATAGCATTTCTCGTAATATTAATGCATATACAATAGCAATGAAGCATATCTTGAAGAAGTACTTTGAAGAGATATCAAAGAAGCCAACCTTATTGGGCAAATATTATTTTGAAATAGGTGCTTCTTTATGTCTTAGTGGAAAAATTGAAGAGGGGAAACTATACTTTTTCAAAGCAATTAGAACGAATCCCCTCAACTTAAAATTATGGTTTTCAATCTTTTTCTCATTTCTAGGCAAAGAGGCCTACAATAAAGTTGCCAAAATATATCTAAGGATTAAAAATATATAA
- a CDS encoding glucose-1-phosphate thymidylyltransferase gives MKGIILHGGAGTRLRPLTFSGPKQLIPIANKPASQYVLEDLISCEIKDIAIILGETFPELVKEHYGNGSKFGVKITYIHQGKPLGIAHAISLCKEFIGEEKFIVYLGDNLLQNGIKSYLEKFIKEDYDAFILLKEVEDPTKFGVAQFDEKGNLIKLIEKPKIPPSKYALVGVYFFKPIIFDIIKDLKPSWRGEYEITDAIQIMLENKYKIGYDFVKGWWLDTGKKDDILYANVLILDEKAKYNIKGEIENSKIIGRVEIEEKTKIINSEIRGPCIIGKDCLIQDSFIGPYTSIGNGTKIINSSIEHSIILENAFIKDVEKIDDSLIGKNSKLIKNENRNVLRLNIGDYSEIEI, from the coding sequence ATGAAAGGTATTATTTTGCATGGTGGTGCAGGTACTAGACTTAGACCATTAACTTTTAGTGGTCCTAAGCAGCTTATTCCTATTGCAAATAAACCAGCATCTCAATATGTTTTAGAAGATTTAATTTCATGTGAAATAAAAGATATAGCTATTATTTTAGGAGAAACTTTTCCTGAATTAGTTAAAGAGCATTATGGAAATGGCTCAAAATTTGGAGTAAAAATAACATATATTCATCAAGGAAAACCTTTAGGAATAGCACATGCAATTAGTTTATGTAAAGAATTCATAGGAGAAGAAAAATTTATTGTTTATTTAGGTGATAATTTATTACAAAATGGAATTAAAAGCTATTTAGAAAAATTCATTAAAGAAGATTATGATGCTTTTATTCTTTTAAAAGAAGTAGAAGATCCAACAAAATTTGGAGTTGCTCAATTTGATGAAAAAGGAAATCTTATAAAATTAATTGAAAAACCAAAAATCCCTCCAAGCAAATATGCTTTAGTTGGTGTATATTTTTTTAAACCTATAATTTTTGATATTATAAAAGATTTAAAACCAAGTTGGAGAGGAGAATATGAAATAACAGATGCTATTCAAATTATGCTTGAAAATAAATATAAAATTGGTTACGATTTTGTTAAAGGTTGGTGGTTAGATACTGGAAAAAAAGATGATATTCTTTATGCTAATGTTTTAATTTTAGATGAAAAAGCAAAATATAATATAAAAGGAGAAATTGAAAATTCAAAAATTATAGGTAGAGTTGAAATTGAAGAAAAAACTAAAATAATAAATAGTGAAATTAGAGGACCTTGCATAATAGGAAAAGATTGCTTAATTCAAGATTCTTTCATTGGTCCATATACAAGCATAGGAAATGGAACAAAAATAATAAATAGCTCTATTGAACATAGTATAATTCTTGAGAATGCTTTCATTAAAGATGTAGAAAAAATTGATGATAGTTTAATAGGTAAAAATTCTAAATTAATAAAAAATGAAAATAGAAATGTTTTAAGACTTAATATTGGAGATTATTCTGAAATAGAAATTTAA
- a CDS encoding NAD(P)-binding domain-containing protein — protein sequence MKVCVLGLGEVGLPTAKYVLSRSLEVWAYDINSIAIERAKKEGIFNATDDWSEVPPTEVYIICVSTLLNGDVPNFSPIYDACEKISKKAQASSLVSIESTVIPGTSRKIYENIFNRSVKLVHVPHRYWAGDPERYGVKQLRVIGAVNEESLNIGLSFYRNILGIPLYVVSSIEIAEMCKIAENAYRYVQIAFSEELKMICEEIGLNFNEVRDACNTKWNIVMHEARSGIGGHCLPKDIRYLASLTKNNILLKSAIFVDQQYRAWLKTLNRK from the coding sequence ATGAAAGTCTGTGTACTTGGCCTCGGTGAAGTAGGTCTTCCAACAGCTAAATATGTTTTGAGTAGAAGTCTTGAAGTATGGGCTTATGACATAAACTCCATTGCTATTGAAAGAGCTAAGAAAGAAGGGATCTTTAATGCTACTGACGATTGGAGTGAAGTACCACCTACAGAAGTCTATATTATATGCGTTTCTACATTACTTAATGGAGACGTACCTAATTTTTCGCCAATTTATGATGCATGTGAAAAAATATCCAAAAAAGCTCAAGCATCATCTCTGGTTTCTATTGAAAGTACGGTAATACCTGGTACGTCTAGAAAGATATATGAAAATATCTTTAATAGGAGCGTAAAGCTAGTTCATGTGCCACATAGATATTGGGCAGGAGATCCTGAAAGGTACGGAGTAAAACAGTTAAGAGTAATTGGAGCTGTAAATGAAGAAAGTCTTAACATAGGTTTAAGTTTTTACAGAAATATTCTCGGAATACCTCTATATGTAGTTTCATCAATAGAAATAGCTGAAATGTGCAAAATAGCTGAAAATGCATATCGATATGTACAAATAGCTTTTTCTGAAGAGCTTAAAATGATATGTGAAGAAATCGGCTTAAACTTTAACGAAGTAAGAGATGCATGTAATACGAAGTGGAATATAGTTATGCATGAAGCACGAAGTGGAATTGGAGGCCATTGTCTTCCTAAAGATATAAGATACCTTGCCTCATTAACTAAGAATAACATCTTACTTAAGAGTGCCATATTTGTTGATCAACAATATAGAGCTTGGTTAAAGACTCTAAATAGGAAGTAA
- the rfbB gene encoding dTDP-glucose 4,6-dehydratase — translation MKLLVTGGYGFIGSNFIRYMLNKYENIQIINIDNLSYGSNINNLKDIEKNKKYEFIKGDLVDFNFISKIIKEKDINIIVNIAAETHVDRSISNPRLFLESNTIGTFNLLEAVRNKNSNIRIIHVSTDEVYSDILTGSYKEEDRLKPSSPYAASKASADMFCLAYHRTYGLDVIITRCTNNFGPYQFPEKFIPKTIIRAILNMKIPIYGSGKNIRDWIYVLDHCEALDLILNKGKSGEIYNISSNNEIENIKIAEMILDIMNKNKDLIEFVEDRPGHDIRYSLDSSKIRKKLNWKPKYNFKDSLKETIEWYLKNEWWWKPLINEKILHPTPWKLKW, via the coding sequence ATGAAGCTATTAGTTACTGGTGGATATGGTTTCATAGGAAGCAATTTCATAAGATATATGCTAAATAAATATGAAAATATTCAAATAATTAATATAGATAATTTATCATATGGTTCAAATATAAACAATCTTAAAGATATAGAAAAAAATAAAAAATATGAATTTATAAAAGGAGATTTAGTAGATTTCAATTTTATTTCAAAAATAATTAAAGAAAAAGATATTAATATTATAGTAAATATAGCAGCTGAAACACATGTAGATAGAAGCATATCAAACCCAAGATTGTTCCTTGAAAGCAATACCATAGGTACTTTTAATCTTTTAGAAGCTGTAAGAAATAAAAATTCAAATATAAGAATAATTCATGTTTCAACAGATGAAGTATATTCAGATATTTTAACTGGCTCGTACAAAGAAGAAGATAGATTAAAACCTTCTTCTCCATATGCAGCTTCAAAAGCTTCAGCAGATATGTTTTGTTTAGCATATCATAGAACATATGGTTTAGATGTGATTATAACTCGCTGTACTAACAATTTTGGTCCATACCAATTTCCAGAAAAATTCATTCCAAAAACAATTATTAGAGCAATTTTAAATATGAAAATTCCAATTTATGGTTCAGGAAAAAATATTAGGGATTGGATTTATGTTCTTGATCATTGTGAAGCATTAGATTTAATTCTAAATAAAGGAAAATCTGGTGAAATATATAATATTTCTAGTAATAATGAAATAGAGAATATTAAAATTGCTGAAATGATTTTAGATATTATGAATAAAAATAAAGATTTAATTGAATTTGTTGAAGATAGACCTGGACATGATATAAGATATAGTTTAGATTCTAGTAAAATTAGAAAAAAATTAAATTGGAAGCCTAAATATAATTTTAAAGATTCTTTAAAAGAAACTATTGAATGGTATTTGAAAAATGAATGGTGGTGGAAACCTTTAATAAATGAAAAAATATTACATCCAACTCCTTGGAAACTTAAATGGTAA
- a CDS encoding dTDP-4-dehydrorhamnose 3,5-epimerase family protein — translation MLDGIIIKPLKKLVDERGSFTEIMRIDWKDLFKEDIVQVNLSITYPNIVRAWHKHERGQVDYFLVINGALKICVYDDKTKELDEIISTSDNLQIVRVPGHYWHGIKAIGLEKTMLIYFVNKLYDYNNPDELRRPWNDPTIIPKSINGKTDDPRVGKPWDWFYLPFK, via the coding sequence TTGCTTGATGGAATAATTATTAAACCTTTAAAAAAGCTTGTAGATGAAAGAGGCTCATTTACAGAAATTATGAGAATTGATTGGAAGGATTTATTCAAAGAAGATATTGTACAAGTTAATCTTTCAATAACTTATCCTAATATAGTAAGAGCTTGGCATAAACATGAAAGAGGTCAAGTAGATTATTTCTTAGTAATTAATGGAGCTTTAAAAATATGTGTATATGATGATAAAACAAAAGAACTTGATGAAATAATATCAACAAGTGATAATTTACAAATTGTTAGAGTCCCTGGACATTATTGGCATGGAATTAAAGCAATTGGATTAGAAAAAACTATGCTAATATATTTTGTTAATAAACTTTATGATTATAATAATCCAGATGAATTAAGAAGACCCTGGAATGATCCTACAATTATTCCTAAATCTATTAATGGAAAAACTGATGATCCAAGAGTAGGAAAACCTTGGGATTGGTTTTATTTACCATTTAAGTGA
- a CDS encoding glycosyltransferase — protein MTLRSFDTLKLLFNPKYYDAIIVGEYGHYFIPFAKWLKLLNACTLLLFDPYISLYDTMVNDRKLIKATSWKAMYYFLLDKYSCEVTDICLLDTNMHIKYFSKTFKIPREKFRRVFVGADDEIFYPRSIEKKDMYFTVFWYGTYIPLHGAEYIVKAAKSLEKYKDIRFIMVGKGQTYFQIKKLVDSLRVSNIEFIEWINYYKLPLYMSRADVCLGIFGNTGKAKRVIPNKVFQALAVKKPVITGNTPAIREALSHMKNAYLCNIADEKALAEAILTLKNDESLRMKLAENGYLLFKEKFSVEQIGKCVKRIIEEALI, from the coding sequence ATGACTTTAAGATCTTTTGACACCCTAAAATTATTATTCAATCCTAAATATTACGATGCTATAATCGTAGGCGAGTACGGACATTATTTTATTCCATTTGCGAAATGGTTGAAATTGTTAAATGCCTGTACACTTCTATTATTTGATCCATACATCTCCCTTTATGATACTATGGTTAATGATAGGAAGCTTATTAAAGCAACATCATGGAAGGCTATGTATTATTTTTTACTGGATAAATACTCCTGTGAAGTAACAGATATTTGCCTACTTGACACTAATATGCATATAAAGTATTTTAGCAAAACTTTCAAAATTCCTCGTGAAAAATTCAGAAGAGTATTCGTTGGAGCAGATGATGAAATCTTTTATCCACGAAGTATTGAGAAAAAAGACATGTATTTTACTGTTTTTTGGTACGGTACCTATATTCCATTACATGGTGCAGAATACATTGTTAAGGCCGCCAAAAGTTTGGAGAAATACAAAGATATAAGATTCATAATGGTTGGTAAGGGACAAACATATTTTCAGATAAAAAAATTGGTAGACTCGTTAAGAGTTTCAAACATAGAATTCATAGAATGGATTAATTATTATAAGTTGCCACTTTATATGTCTAGAGCTGATGTTTGTCTTGGGATATTTGGAAACACTGGAAAAGCTAAAAGAGTTATTCCAAATAAAGTTTTTCAAGCGTTAGCTGTAAAGAAGCCCGTAATTACAGGAAATACCCCTGCTATAAGAGAAGCGCTTTCACATATGAAGAACGCGTATTTGTGCAATATTGCAGATGAAAAGGCTTTAGCTGAAGCCATCCTAACTTTAAAGAATGATGAAAGCCTAAGGATGAAGTTAGCTGAAAATGGATATTTATTGTTTAAAGAAAAATTTTCCGTTGAGCAAATAGGTAAATGTGTTAAAAGAATTATTGAGGAAGCTTTAATTTGA
- the rfbD gene encoding dTDP-4-dehydrorhamnose reductase: MKILITGAGGLLGSKISYLALKKNYKVYSAYLTHLPSYGLPIKLDISNEKMVFKIIKDINPDAIFHCAALTDVDKCEINKEIAKRINIDGTKFIAKIAKKINSYLIYISTDYVFDGSKGMYKEEDEPNPINFYGYSKLLGEKIIEKIEGEYLIARASVIYGSKPASGKTNFALWILDNLNKNQNIKVLTDQYVSPTLNTNLAEILLEAYERNITGIYHIAGAERVSRYEFALKLAEVFNLNKNLIIKAKMDEMDWIAKRPKDTSLDTSKANNVFKVKPINLNEALNNLKEELKIA, from the coding sequence TTGAAAATTCTTATTACCGGAGCAGGAGGCCTTTTAGGTTCTAAAATTTCATATTTAGCTTTAAAGAAAAACTATAAAGTTTATTCAGCATATTTAACTCATTTACCATCATATGGATTACCAATAAAGCTTGATATTTCTAATGAAAAAATGGTTTTTAAAATAATTAAAGATATAAACCCAGATGCAATATTCCATTGTGCAGCTTTAACAGATGTTGATAAATGTGAAATAAATAAAGAAATTGCAAAAAGAATCAATATAGATGGAACAAAATTCATAGCAAAAATAGCTAAAAAAATAAATTCTTATTTAATCTATATTTCAACTGATTATGTATTTGATGGTTCTAAAGGAATGTATAAAGAAGAAGATGAACCAAATCCAATAAATTTCTATGGATATTCTAAACTTTTAGGAGAAAAGATTATTGAAAAAATTGAAGGAGAATATTTAATAGCTAGAGCAAGTGTAATCTATGGTTCTAAGCCTGCAAGTGGAAAAACAAATTTTGCTTTATGGATTCTAGATAATTTAAATAAAAATCAAAATATTAAAGTTTTGACAGATCAATATGTTTCTCCTACTTTAAATACTAATTTAGCTGAAATTCTTCTTGAAGCGTATGAAAGGAATATTACTGGAATTTATCATATAGCTGGAGCAGAAAGAGTTTCTAGATATGAATTTGCTTTGAAATTAGCTGAAGTTTTTAATTTAAATAAAAATTTAATTATAAAAGCAAAAATGGATGAAATGGATTGGATTGCAAAAAGACCAAAAGATACTTCACTTGATACTTCAAAAGCTAATAATGTTTTTAAAGTAAAACCTATAAATTTAAATGAAGCATTAAATAATTTAAAAGAGGAGTTAAAAATTGCTTGA
- a CDS encoding class I SAM-dependent methyltransferase: MNLINKVIWLFKFLHFIIISFFYPGYVKYYEIDSVFKRNTPIRIYDLLRVNKGIVLDVGCGDGDTFCLLSPSVFPIGVEISRIRTKRVRKHASVILADAQELPIRNGAIDFVVASEILEHLPFPQKCLHEVYRVLKNRGKLGIIIPNDKVYTLYRLTNLKEIWKVIAYRYQHFWHFNIRNFMQFLDKYNVYFTVMRVYTEKRKWKCLKILNRVDIFHWYIITQKCAGD, from the coding sequence TTGAATCTAATAAATAAAGTAATCTGGTTATTTAAATTTCTTCATTTCATCATAATTTCCTTTTTTTATCCAGGATATGTGAAATATTACGAGATTGATTCAGTTTTTAAAAGAAATACACCGATTCGAATCTATGATCTATTAAGAGTTAATAAAGGAATTGTTTTAGATGTTGGATGTGGTGATGGTGATACTTTTTGTCTACTTTCACCATCGGTCTTTCCTATAGGTGTTGAAATTAGCCGTATAAGGACAAAAAGGGTAAGAAAACACGCATCAGTTATTTTAGCAGATGCTCAGGAATTACCTATAAGAAACGGAGCGATAGATTTTGTTGTAGCCTCGGAAATATTAGAACACCTACCATTCCCTCAAAAATGTCTCCATGAAGTGTATCGTGTACTAAAAAACAGGGGTAAGTTAGGAATCATAATTCCTAACGACAAAGTTTACACATTATATCGTTTAACAAACTTGAAAGAAATTTGGAAAGTCATAGCATATAGATATCAACACTTTTGGCATTTTAATATTAGAAACTTCATGCAATTTTTAGATAAATATAATGTGTACTTTACCGTAATGAGAGTATATACTGAAAAAAGGAAATGGAAATGCCTAAAAATTTTGAATAGAGTAGACATCTTCCATTGGTATATCATAACCCAAAAATGTGCAGGAGATTAA